The window ATAAGCATACTGTTCCAATATTGACTGAGAGACGTTTGATACGTTACTAATTTGGGATATTTTATCCTCTAATTGATTCACTTGAGAATTAGTTAGATTAATAAGGTTTTGTAATGTTTTAGCCGATTCTCTGTATTCTGCACTTAAAACGGATGTCAGTTGCTGATGGAAGGACTCAATTTCAGAAATCGTTTTGATGTCTACATTAGGAAAGAATTGTTGTAGCGATTCAAAATCTTTTTGAAATTGCTGCCTTTTAGGATTGCGTTCTGCTTCAAAGCTTCGTTTTTGAGACAATAAGCTAGAGCGCTGGCGTTTTGCATCAGATAATTGATGTCTAAGTTCTGACAATTGTTGTGCCTGAATAGAGTCTAAATCAACCAAACCGCTATCACTTTCTCTGGTAAGTTGATTTATTTCCTGTTCTAGTTCTTGTATTCTTTTTTCGTTGTCCTTATATTCAGTTTTATTCTGGACTGTAGCAATGAACTTATATTTTTGAGCAGCCACAAAGACTTTCTTTCTATCTTCAGCATCTTCGATATATTTTTTCTGCTGCTCTATTTCACTATATCTATTGAACAAACGTAATAGTGTATCGATACCCTGTTTATCTGGGGAGTCTTTTGCAGCTTTTAGTGGTTTCTTATTATCGATAGTTTCTCTGCCCCAAGCACGTATAAAGGGACTTATGGAGGCTCTAAACTGAATGAACGGATAGTTCATTTTATATTTTTGCTTTAGAAATTGACAGTATGCTTCCTTATCTAAACGTTTAATAACCGTATAGTTACTGTCACATTTATTGAAGGTAGTAGAATTATCAGTTGAACGAGAGAAGTAGTATGACTGGTTATCAAAAACGAATTCATATTTAATTGTATGATGGCCTACGTTTTCAACAATATCGTAGGCTTCTTCGACATAGTCACTTCCTCCAAAAATAAAATCAACTATTAGAAGGAAAGTAGACTTACCAATAGAGTTAGCAGCATTTTCGCTACCCATGACTGTATTTAATCCAGGATGAAATACGATTGGCTCTCTAATTTTTCCTTTTTCTAAAAATTTATCA is drawn from Streptococcus sp. 29892 and contains these coding sequences:
- a CDS encoding DUF2326 domain-containing protein, with protein sequence MLKQISCDKFLEKGKIREPIVFHPGLNTVMGSENAANSIGKSTFLLIVDFIFGGSDYVEEAYDIVENVGHHTIKYEFVFDNQSYYFSRSTDNSTTFNKCDSNYTVIKRLDKEAYCQFLKQKYKMNYPFIQFRASISPFIRAWGRETIDNKKPLKAAKDSPDKQGIDTLLRLFNRYSEIEQQKKYIEDAEDRKKVFVAAQKYKFIATVQNKTEYKDNEKRIQELEQEINQLTRESDSGLVDLDSIQAQQLSELRHQLSDAKRQRSSLLSQKRSFEAERNPKRQQFQKDFESLQQFFPNVDIKTISEIESFHQQLTSVLSAEYRESAKTLQNLINLTNSQVNQLEDKISQISNVSNVSQSILEQYAYLQREITQLRDSNESFKQKEKLSDEIRALNNAYNQLMRAILDDIEERLNSRMSTINDKIYNGTKTSPKISLKSAKSYEFYTPQDRGTGSEYKGLILFDIAMLQLTNLPIIGHDSFFLKQIQDEGLEGILQCYLEQKKQVFITFDKEKSYSKKCQEILKQTEVLRLYPNGGELFGSAWNNKISE